In Janthinobacterium agaricidamnosum NBRC 102515 = DSM 9628, the DNA window TCGATCCCGACCGGCGCGAAGATTTTCAACTGGCTGTTCACCATGTACCGCGGCCGCATCCGTTTCGAGCTGCCGATGATGTGGACCATCGCGTTCATGATCACCTTCGTGATCGGTGGCATGACCGGCGTGCTGCTGGCGGTGCCGCCAGCCGACTTCGTGCTGCATAACAGCCTGTTCCTGATCGCCCACTTTCATAACGTGATTATCGGCGGCGTGGTGTTCGGCATGTTCGCCGGTATTAACTACTGGTTCCCGAAAGCCTTCGGCTTCAAGCTCGACGAATTCTGGGGCAAATGCTCGTTCTGGTTCTGGGTCATCGGTTTCTACGTTGCCTTCATGCCGCTGTACGTGCTGGGCTTGATGGGCGTGACCCGCCGCATGGGCCACTTCGCCGATCCTTCGCTGCAAATCTGGTTCCAGATCGCCGCGTTCGGCGCCGTCCTGATCGCCCTGGGCATCGCGTCGATGATCATGCAGTTCGCTGTCAGTATCAAGAACCGCAAGGCACTGCGCGACGTGACCGGCGACCCATGGGATGGCCGTACGCTGGAGTGGTCGACGTCGTCGCCTCCGCCAGACTATAATTTTGCCTTTACGCCAAAAGTGTATGACAACGATACCTGGGCGGATATGAAGAAAAACAACTATGTGCGTCCTGTGAAAGACTTCATGGCGATCCACATGCCGAAGAACACCGGCGCCGGTTTCATCATTTCCGCGCTGAGCGCCGCGGTCGGCTTCGCGCTGATCTGGCAAATGTGGCTGCCGGTAATCGCTGGTTTCATCGTCTTGATGGCGGCGATCATCATCCACACCTTTAATTACAAACGCGATTATTACATCTCTGCGGAAGACGTTACCCGCACGGAAAATGAGCGCACTCGCTTGCTGGAAAGCCATGTCTGAGATCACCGCTAATAAAGCCGGCGCCCTGAGCGCCGACCCGAGCTCGCGTTTTTATGTACGCGAGCATCATCCGGAAAACGGCACCTTGCTGGGTTTCTGGCTGTACCTGATGAGCGATTGCCTGATCTTCGCCTGTCTGTTCGCCGTCTACGCCGTGCTGGGCCGCAACTATGCGGGCGGCCCGTCCGGCGCCGAACTGTTCGACCTGCCGCTGGTGGCGCTCAATACCGCGTTCCTGCTGGTATCGTCGATCACCTACGGTTTTGCGATGTTGTCGATGCAAGCGAAACACTTGCGCAGCACCATGGTCTGGCTGGCCATCACCGGCATCCTCGGCGCCTGCTTCCTGGGCCTGGAACTGTATGAGTTCAGCCACCTGATCCATGAAGGCGCGGGTCCGCAACGCAGCGGTTTCCTGACCTCGTTCTTCGCGCTGGTCGGCACCCACGGCCTGCACGTGACGTTCGGTATCGTATGGCTGATCACCTTGATGGTGCAGTTGGGCAAGCATGGCTTGACCCCTGAAAACGGCCGCCGCCTGATGTGCCTGTCGATGTTCTGGCATTTCCTGGACGTGATCTGGATCGGCGTGTTCACCTTTGTTTACCTGATGGGAGTCTTGCCATGAGCGAGCATCATAATCATTCCGCTCATGATGGCCATGACCATCATGAGCACCACGAAACCCATGCCGACCATGGCAGCCTGAAGACGTACGCGATCGGTTTCGTCCTGTCGGTGATCTTGACGGCGATCCCGTTCTGGATGGTGATGGGCAATGTGTTCAGCAAGTCGAGCACGGCCGGCCTGGTGTTGCTGGGTTTTGCCGCGGTGCAAATCGTGGTGCACATGGTGTACTTCCTGCACATGAACACCAAGTCGGAAGGCGGCTGGTCGATGCTGGCCCTGATCTTCACGATCATGGTGGTGGTGATCAGCTTGTCCGGTTCGATCTGGGTCATGTATCACCTGAATCACAACATGATGCCTGGCATGATGCATGACGCTGCTCAGCAAATGCAAGACATGCGCACCATGCCATGATGAAGGCGCCGCGTAGCGAGGCGGGGGCGGGAAGCGAGTCTCGGCCGCGCCGACGCTCCGCGGCGCTGTCGTATACCCTGGTGATGTTGGCGGGGCTGGTGTTTGCCGGCTTCGTCGCACTGGGTTCCTGGCAAGTCAAGCGTCTGTTCTGGAAGCTTGACTTGATAGCACGGGTCGACCAGCGCGTGCATGCCGCACCGGTGGCCGTACCCGGTCCCGGGCGTTGGGCGGCAGTGACCGCCGACAGCGATGAATACCGCCATGTCAGCCTGGCCGGACATTTCCTCTACCAATTAACCACCCGGGTACAAGCCACCACCGAGCTGGGCGGCGGCTTTTGGCTGCTGACGCCGTTGTGCATGGCTGACGGTTATACGGTGCTGGTCAACCGCGGTTTTGTGCCGGGCGATATCGGCGCGCCGCCGAATGTTCCCCATCCGGTGGCAGGCAGCTGCGCGCAAGCGGCCGGGACCTTGGTATCTGCGCCGTTATCGACGATTTCCGGATTGCTGCGCATCAGCGAGCCGGGCGGCGCCTATCTGCGCCATAACGACCCGGCCAACAACCGCTGGTATTCGCGCGACGTGGCCGCCATCGCCAGCGCGCATCAGTTGACGCACGTGGCGCCGTATTTTGTCGACGCCGATGCGAAACAGGTGTCTGCCGGCGCGCCGGATGCGCCGACCGGCGGCCTGACCGTCATTTCTTTTCATAATAATCACTTGGTGTATGCTTTGACTTGGTATGCTCTTGCCTTGATGATCGCCGGCGCCGTTTTTTGGGTGGTGCGCCAGGAGCGGCGGTCGCGACTTTCCGGCAAAGAGTAATCAAGAAAGCAACGATGGCGCGTTTTAAAGAAACACCCGCCACGCCGTCAGGCGGGCGGGAAAAGCCGGGGGCGGTGCTGGAGCACGCCGCCGGCCACAAGAATATGCTGCAACTGATACAGTTGCGCTGGATCGCCGTACTCGGCCAGGTCAGCACGATCTTTGGCGTCAGCATCGGTTTCGGCGTGCCGTTGCCGCTGCCGCACATGCTGGAAGTGCTGGCGTGCCTGATCGCCTTCAATATCGCCAGCCAGCTGCGCTGGCACGAACGGCGCGTGGTCGCCAACCGCGAACTGTTCTTTGCGCTGCTGGTCGACGTGGCCAGCCTGACCGCGCAACTGTATTTGAGCGGCGGCACCACCAATCCATTTGCTTTCCTGTACCTGCTGCAAGTGATCCTCAGCGCGGTGCTGCTGGAAGCGTGGTCGACCTGGACCATCGTCGCCATCACCAGCGTGTGCCTGGGCGGACTGGCGCTGTTTTCCAAGCCGCTGGCCTTGCCGTTCGACCATGAGCGGGGATTTTCCAGCCTGTATGTGCAGGGCATGCTGATCTGTTTCATCTTGAACGCCTTGTTGCTGGTCACTTTTATTACCCGTATTTCCAGCAATTTGAAGGCGGGCGCCGCCAAGCTGGCGGGCTTGCGCCAGCGCGCCGCCGAAGAGGAACATATCGTCCGCATGGGTTTGCTCGCTTCGGGCGCCGCGCATGAACTGGGCACGCCGCTGGCGACGCTGGCGGTGATCCTCGGCGACTGGCGCCGCATGCCGGAATTCGCCAGCAATGCCGAATTGCTGGAAGAAATCAGCGAAATGCAAACTCAGTTGCAACGCTGCAAAAGCATCGTCAGCGGCATCTTGCTGTCGGCCGGCGAGGCGCGCGGCGAATCGTCGGTCAAGACCACCATCCATACCTTCCTCGACGAACTGGCCGACGAATGGCGCGCCAGCCGGCCGGTCGGGGCATTCAGCTACGACAATTTGATCGAGCAAGACTTGCCGGTGGTATTCGATTCGGCGCTGAAGCAAATGATTTGCAATGTGCTCGACAATGCGCTGGAAGCGTCGCCTGAATGGCTGAGCATGGAAGCCCGCTGCGCCGGCGATGCGCTGCACCTGGTGATTACCGACGCCGGTCCCGGCTTTTCGTCCGATATATTGGAACATTTCGGCAAACCCTATAATTCCAGCAAGGGCCGTCCCGGCGGCGGACTGGGACTATTTCTGGTCGTCAATGTTGCACGCACCCTGGGCGGCAACGTCCACGTGCGCAACCGGCCGCAGGGCGGGGCGGTGGTCGAACTGAGTTTGCCGCTGTCGGCCATTATCATCGAAGAGGAAGTACCGCATGCCATCTGATCGTTTGCTGTTGATCATCGAAGACGACGCCGCATTCGCGCGCACCCTCGGCCGCTCGTTCGAGCGGCGCGACTACCACGTATTGCTGGCCTCTAACCAGGAAGAGGCCAGCGCGATGCTGTTGCAGCATGCGCCGAAATATGCGGTGGTGGATTTGAAATTGAATGGCAATACTTCCGGGCTGGCTTGCGTGCAAATGCTGCACCAGTACGATCCGGAAATGCTGATCGTCGTGCTGACCGGTTTCGCCAGCATCAATACCGCGGTCGAGGCAATCAAGCTGGGCGCTTGCCAGTACCTGGCGAAACCGTCGAATACCGACGATATCGAGGCCGCCTTCAAGCACGTGGCCGGCAGCAGCGAGATCGAACTGACCAACCGGGCCACGTCGATCAAGACGCTGGAGTGGGAACGGATCCACGCGACGCTGGCGGAAACCGATTTTAATATTTCAGAAACCGCGCGCCGGCTCGGCATGCATCGCCGCACCCTGGCGCGCAAGCTGGAGAAGCAGCGCGTTAAATAAGAGCTCAAGCGTGCTGTGCTGTGGCCTTGGCGTCGATACGCCAGCTACTCATCAAGATGCGGTCGGCCAGCGCCAGGCTATTGTTGTACTGGCTATGGTTCATGTGACAGGCTTTCTTGCTTGCTTGGATTAAATGTTCAGGTCGCTGCGTATGTGTTCGATCCGCGCTTCGCCCTGGCGCAAGGCCGCGGCGCTGCTGTGCACCGAGTAGTAGCCCATCACCAGCTCATGCGGATGCCTGGCCGCCGAGCCAAGCACAAAGTCGGTGTCGCCGCTGGCGCTGAAGTGGAGCGGCGCGCTTGACTCTTCAAAGACGGCGATTTCTTCTTGTAAGGTAACGCCGGACACCTGCAAGGCGCCTTGCGCCAGCGCGACCCAGGCCACGTCATGGCCGGCCGGCGGCTGGTAGCTCCAGCGTTCGCCATCCTTCAGCGTCACATGCAGGTAATTGAGCGATGCGCGGGTGGCGATCAGGCTGTCCGCCGCGCCGTAGCTGCCGAGGATCACCCGCGCCGGACCGGCCGAGGGAATCTCGGCCGGGGCCAGGTAGCGGCTGTGGGCCGGGCCGTTTTCATCTTCCGGCGGCAAGGCCAGCCATAACTGGAAACCGCGCACGCGCTGGCCCGGCTTGACGCTGCCGCCATGCCACACGCCGCCGCCGGCCTGCATCCATTCGACGTCGCCGGCCGCCAGGCTGCCGCGGCCGCCGCTGGTATCGAGATAATCCATTTGCCCTGAGCGCACCAGCGTGACGGTGGCGATGCCGGAATGCGGAT includes these proteins:
- the cyoC gene encoding cytochrome o ubiquinol oxidase subunit III gives rise to the protein MSEITANKAGALSADPSSRFYVREHHPENGTLLGFWLYLMSDCLIFACLFAVYAVLGRNYAGGPSGAELFDLPLVALNTAFLLVSSITYGFAMLSMQAKHLRSTMVWLAITGILGACFLGLELYEFSHLIHEGAGPQRSGFLTSFFALVGTHGLHVTFGIVWLITLMVQLGKHGLTPENGRRLMCLSMFWHFLDVIWIGVFTFVYLMGVLP
- a CDS encoding pirin family protein translates to MSAVPNIPVRQVLYRSRGRRHGWFNRLMSPSDLGQHIKPFIFLDDFDMAGDAARGDGLHPHSGIATVTLVRSGQMDYLDTSGGRGSLAAGDVEWMQAGGGVWHGGSVKPGQRVRGFQLWLALPPEDENGPAHSRYLAPAEIPSAGPARVILGSYGAADSLIATRASLNYLHVTLKDGERWSYQPPAGHDVAWVALAQGALQVSGVTLQEEIAVFEESSAPLHFSASGDTDFVLGSAARHPHELVMGYYSVHSSAAALRQGEARIEHIRSDLNI
- a CDS encoding ATP-binding protein, giving the protein MARFKETPATPSGGREKPGAVLEHAAGHKNMLQLIQLRWIAVLGQVSTIFGVSIGFGVPLPLPHMLEVLACLIAFNIASQLRWHERRVVANRELFFALLVDVASLTAQLYLSGGTTNPFAFLYLLQVILSAVLLEAWSTWTIVAITSVCLGGLALFSKPLALPFDHERGFSSLYVQGMLICFILNALLLVTFITRISSNLKAGAAKLAGLRQRAAEEEHIVRMGLLASGAAHELGTPLATLAVILGDWRRMPEFASNAELLEEISEMQTQLQRCKSIVSGILLSAGEARGESSVKTTIHTFLDELADEWRASRPVGAFSYDNLIEQDLPVVFDSALKQMICNVLDNALEASPEWLSMEARCAGDALHLVITDAGPGFSSDILEHFGKPYNSSKGRPGGGLGLFLVVNVARTLGGNVHVRNRPQGGAVVELSLPLSAIIIEEEVPHAI
- a CDS encoding SURF1 family protein, with protein sequence MMKAPRSEAGAGSESRPRRRSAALSYTLVMLAGLVFAGFVALGSWQVKRLFWKLDLIARVDQRVHAAPVAVPGPGRWAAVTADSDEYRHVSLAGHFLYQLTTRVQATTELGGGFWLLTPLCMADGYTVLVNRGFVPGDIGAPPNVPHPVAGSCAQAAGTLVSAPLSTISGLLRISEPGGAYLRHNDPANNRWYSRDVAAIASAHQLTHVAPYFVDADAKQVSAGAPDAPTGGLTVISFHNNHLVYALTWYALALMIAGAVFWVVRQERRSRLSGKE
- the cyoD gene encoding cytochrome o ubiquinol oxidase subunit IV; this translates as MSEHHNHSAHDGHDHHEHHETHADHGSLKTYAIGFVLSVILTAIPFWMVMGNVFSKSSTAGLVLLGFAAVQIVVHMVYFLHMNTKSEGGWSMLALIFTIMVVVISLSGSIWVMYHLNHNMMPGMMHDAAQQMQDMRTMP
- a CDS encoding response regulator transcription factor — translated: MPSDRLLLIIEDDAAFARTLGRSFERRDYHVLLASNQEEASAMLLQHAPKYAVVDLKLNGNTSGLACVQMLHQYDPEMLIVVLTGFASINTAVEAIKLGACQYLAKPSNTDDIEAAFKHVAGSSEIELTNRATSIKTLEWERIHATLAETDFNISETARRLGMHRRTLARKLEKQRVK